A window of the Acidobacteriota bacterium genome harbors these coding sequences:
- the hpnJ gene encoding hopanoid biosynthesis associated radical SAM protein HpnJ has protein sequence MRTLLLNPPSFENFDGGASSRWPATREIRSFWYPVWLTYPAGMIPDSKLVDAPPHDITVEQTIQMARDFDFLVLFTSTPGFQSDIRLAQAMKETNPSLKISFVGPHVTTLPVESLNASPAIDFVCRKEFDHSVTEFAAGKPLAEIAGISYRANSQIVHNPDREQIQNLDILPHAVDIYKRDLDITRYNVPFLLHPFLSFYTERGCPALCTFCLWPQTLSGHPWRTRSSDDVASEVSKALNYYPNLKEIFFDDDTFNIRKSRVVELCAKLKPLNFTWSCTSRVTTDYETLKAMKDSGCRLLIVGYESGDPQILKNIKKGATVEQAIEFTKNCKKLGLVIHGDFIVGLPGETPETIRRTIDFAKRLDCETIQVSVAHPYPGTEFYDYVIKNNFITEGSMTDEQGHQLPNIQYPTLSDTDMLEAVEQFYGEYFFRPSVIWRIVRKAIFNNDERKRLYGEARQYLELRAKRKKTVATARAKEAAPPLAGSEAQ, from the coding sequence ATGAGAACACTGCTTCTGAATCCTCCATCCTTTGAAAACTTTGACGGCGGAGCCTCCTCGCGCTGGCCAGCTACGCGGGAGATTCGTTCATTCTGGTACCCGGTGTGGCTAACCTATCCGGCAGGCATGATTCCCGACAGCAAGCTGGTCGATGCCCCTCCGCACGACATCACGGTCGAACAAACTATCCAGATGGCACGCGATTTCGATTTTCTGGTTCTATTCACCAGCACGCCCGGATTCCAAAGCGATATTCGCCTGGCTCAGGCGATGAAGGAAACCAATCCCAGTCTCAAGATTAGCTTTGTTGGACCACACGTTACGACACTGCCGGTCGAGAGCCTGAATGCATCACCGGCAATCGATTTCGTCTGCCGCAAGGAGTTCGACCACTCCGTAACTGAATTCGCCGCTGGAAAACCGCTTGCCGAGATCGCCGGGATCAGCTATCGCGCCAACAGCCAGATTGTTCATAACCCGGACCGCGAGCAAATACAAAATCTGGATATCTTGCCTCATGCTGTGGACATCTACAAGCGCGATCTTGATATCACCCGCTACAACGTGCCGTTCCTGCTGCACCCATTTCTTTCGTTCTACACGGAGCGCGGCTGCCCCGCCCTGTGCACCTTTTGCCTCTGGCCACAAACTCTGAGCGGACATCCATGGCGCACGCGCAGCAGCGATGACGTGGCGTCGGAAGTCAGCAAAGCTCTAAATTACTATCCGAATCTGAAGGAAATATTCTTCGACGACGACACGTTCAATATTCGTAAATCCCGTGTGGTGGAACTTTGCGCTAAGTTAAAGCCGTTGAATTTCACATGGTCCTGCACCTCCCGTGTTACCACTGATTACGAAACGCTGAAGGCCATGAAGGATTCGGGTTGCCGTCTGCTCATCGTGGGCTACGAGTCCGGCGATCCGCAGATTCTGAAGAACATCAAGAAAGGCGCCACGGTCGAACAGGCCATAGAGTTTACAAAGAACTGCAAGAAGCTGGGCCTGGTAATTCATGGCGACTTCATCGTCGGCCTGCCCGGGGAGACCCCGGAGACGATTCGCCGCACGATTGATTTCGCCAAGCGCCTGGACTGCGAGACGATTCAGGTCTCCGTCGCCCACCCCTATCCGGGAACGGAGTTCTACGATTACGTCATCAAGAATAATTTCATTACGGAAGGGAGCATGACGGACGAACAGGGCCATCAACTCCCTAACATCCAGTATCCCACGTTGAGCGACACGGACATGCTGGAAGCCGTCGAGCAATTCTATGGCGAGTACTTCTTCCGCCCGAGCGTGATCTGGCGCATCGTCAGGAAGGCCATTTTCAATAACGACGAGCGCAAACGGCTTTACGGCGAGGCGCGACAATATCTGGAACTGCGCGCAAAGCGCAAAAAGACCGTCGCCACGGCTCGCGCCAAAGAGGCAGCGCCTCCGCTGGCGGGATCGGAAGCCCAGTAA